In Spiroplasma clarkii, the DNA window AATTGAAACAAAAGCAAAAACAGTTGCTGATGTTAAAATTTCAATTTTAAACAAAAAACAAATTCAAGACCTAGACATGGGCTTATTTTTAGCAGTTAATGCTGGATCAAATGTAGAACCAAGACTTGTAGTATTGGAATACACTGGTGACCCTAAAGCTAAAAAAACTGCTCTTGTTGGAAAGGGAATTACCTTTGACACTGGGGGATATAACCTAAAACCATCAAATTTCTTAGAAAACATGAAATTTGACATGTCAGGTGCTGCAATTGTAAGTGCAACAGTGATGGCCTTAGCAAAAGCAAAAGCAAAATGTAATGTTGTTGGAATTGGTTTACTAACTGACAACAGAATTGGGGGTACTGCTACTTTAACTGAATCAATTGTTAAATCAATGAATGGTCAAACAGTAGAAATCACCAATACAGATGCTGAAGGAAGATTGGTTCTTGCAGATGGTATTACTTATGCAGTGCATAATCAAAAAGCAGAAAGAGTAATAACTGTAGCTACATTAACAGGAGCAATTGATATTGCTTTAGGAAAATGATTTACAGGAACTTTTTCAAGTTCAGATGAATTCTACAGTGAATTTGTTACAGCTGCTTTAAAAGCACAAGAACCAATTTGAAGACAACCGTTAATTGAAGGACATTTAAAAGCAATGAAATGTTCAAAAATTGCTGATTTAGTTAACTCTGAACCAGGAAGACAAGCAGGTTCTTCAACTGCAGCTGCATTTTTAGACTCATTTGCAGAGAAAAAACAATACATTCATTTAGATATTGCCTCAACTGCTGATCAAAGTAAACGTGGAAGAGCTCCAATGACAAGAACAATGTTTGAATTGTTAAAATAAATCCTTTAGATTAATTTATACATAATTTTAGATAATTTGGAGGGTTGGTTGAATGAGAAGTTTTTACGTAATTTATAAGAATAATTTACAGAAATTTTATAGAAATAAATTTAATATCATAGCATGTTGTGCTGTTTTTGGACTAACATTATTTGTCAATATATTAATGTTTCTTTTCTTTACCAAAATGCATATGCCAGTATTATCAATCTCATTGACTATAGTTTTATCTTCAATATTTTTGACTATATACAATGTCAATAACATTACAAGAACAATTATCAGTGATAAACACGGGGGCGTTGAAAGTATTCAATCACGTCGTGGTGTTAAAGATCCAGTTATTTTCTTTTCAAAGTTTTTAGCAATTAAAACAATAACTTGATCTTACATCATTTTAGTTTATTTAATGTATATATCTTTAGCAGAAATTTTTGGAGTTTTAAATATTTATTATGTTTTAACAACATTATCTGTTGGGATATTTGCTTTGTTTCCTTTGGAGTTTGTAATTTCAGGGATGACTTATTTTTTCGCAACAGCAACATATAGTAACAAAAAATCAATTCCATTTACATGAATTTTTATAACTGTTATGTCTTGCTTTTGACTATTTGCTGGTCTACCAACTGCAATTGGTGGTCTATTTTCTAATCAAGACCAATTTGATACTGGACGTGTCTACAGGTTGTATGAATTAAGAAAAAAATACCCAGATGGACTTGCTAGCGGATTGCTTGATGGTGATTTAAATAAATTATTTAAATCAGAAAGAGAGTACAGCGATAGTATTTATTCAACTGATAATATTTCAAGTTTTATTGGCGGTTTAAAAATTAGAGTTGTAAAAAATGAGGAAACATTTTATCGCCCAATTTATTCAAATAACAATTTTATATTTTCTAATTATAATGAGTGAGCCCTGACTAAGGGAGGAATGATTTTAGAATTATCAGAGCAAGCAACTGGAGGTAGTCTTTCACCTCTAAGTGATTTTATGAAACATTTTTTAGGTGACCTTGTTTACTTGGATGAGGATTCAAATTTGGGTTTTTATTTTACTAATTATGGAGACTCTTGTGGTAGCACTTGCTATTACAATCTACTTAAAAATAACTTTTTAATAAATTTTGTTAAAAGCATAGCAATCCAACCAGAAGGGAATGCTAAAATCAAGCTTCATAAAGATTCATACTTTGGCAGTCAAACTCGTCAAAGCTTTTCAGGTGATGACCAATATGAAGCGGTACTAGATAATATCAGCTCTAAAAATGAGTTTTTAAAACTATTTTTAGAAGCTAATAATAAAAAAATGTACGAAGATGAGTTGAAAGAAATTGTAGCAATTTTAAAAAGTCACTATCTTTACCAAAACACATTTAAAAAATACTATGAGCAAGACAGTACTTTTCAAGTTGATGGTGATGAATATGACCGCTCATATCATAAATCTTACGACTACGATTTAAAATTTGAAAGCTGAGCAGGTGATTCAAAATATTCTGCTTCTTCAAGATTGGTTTTAGGAAACATCTTTAGTATCATATTATCAGGTCCTGCTACATATGATGATGGAACAACAAGAGAATTCAAAAACAAACTTTTAAATATCAATGATTTTGCAAATCCCTTTGCCAATTTTTACAATATGGTTCTTTACTCAGGTAAGTCAGATTATGATAGTAGCATTATTCAATCTGGTTCACAATTAATACCACTGGCAAATCGTTATTTACCAATTTTAGAAGAAGATAGTAATGGGAACAAGAATTTAGTTTTTGCTAGAAAACCATTACCTATCGTTATCAATTACATTAGCTGAATTGGAAGTTCATTAATTTTACTAGGATTAAGTTACTGAATGTTTTCAAGAAGAAAAGTTAGAAACATAAGTGAGGTGTAATTATGTTAGAAATTTTAAAAGTTACAAAATTATTTCCTAGTAAAAAAAGTGACATTGAAAATCAAAAAGTCTTATCAAAAGATCAAAAAGGTGTGTTAAACTTTAGCATTGCAATTAAACCAGGAGACATTTATGGTTTAGTTGGAGATAATGGTGCAGGTAAATCAACCTTAATTAAAGCAGTTTTTGGTGAATACAAAAGAGATGGCGGGACAGTTGAAATTGATAAAAATTCAATTTATACTGGTGATAATTTACAAAGAATTAGTTATTTCCCAGATCAAAGTGTTTTCCCTAAAGACTTATCTTTAAAGGAATTTTGTTTAATGGATTCAGAACTCGCTGGAATGAAACCAAAAGTTGCCTTAGAAAAATTTGCTAATTTATTGGCTTCACTTGATTTAGGGGACAATATGAACAAAAAATTCCGAGAATTATCTGCCGGAATGCAAAAGAAAGCCTTACTGGCAGTAACCTTAGTGACAGATCCTCAATACATCTTTTTAGATGAACCGACTGCTAACTTAGATGTTCAATCAAGAATTGAGTTCATCAACATTATTATGAAATTAGCAGAAAAAGGAATTGGGATACTAATCACCAGTCATATCATCGATGAGCTGCAAGAAAGTATTAATAAACTAACCATCATTGAAAATGGAGTTCAAGTTTATAACAATGCTTTTGATAACAAAACCCAAAGAGTTGCAGATATTTATAAGAAAGTGACTACAGGTAAATCAGTCAATGCCCAAGACATTGTTGATTATATCTATAATTAGGAGGGAGAAATATGAAAGATTTATTAACAATATCTAGTTTTAATTTACTTAGAACATTAAAAACCAAAGCAGTTTTCATTGGGATCCCATTTATGATTATCTTAATTTTTGCCCTTAATGTTGTGTTCGCAACCTTTATTAGTGGAATTTGGGGAATAAAATTGGCATACACTATGACGATAATGCTTTCAGTCATTTATTTAGTTTTTTATAATGTTTTTGCCACAGGTACAAGTTATGTTGTTGACAGCAACACTGGAATCCAAGGTTTAATGGTAAGAAGAGGAGCATATAAATGAATAATTCTTTATACACGTTTCTTTGCAGCAAAAGTAATCACATTTAGTTTTATTGCCTTATCATTTTCACAATTTATCATTTTTTTACATGTTATTAAACCACTTGGTTATGACCTGTATTTAGATGGTTATGTCTATGGAATTTTAGCCTTAATTCCATTTGATATTCTATTCTCAGGTTTTGTAATTTTAGTAACAACAATGAGTTTTAGGCTAAAAGCAATTTTACCACTTGGTTGAATTGTTGGTATTTTTTCATCACTATATTGAGTATTAAGTCCAATCTTTTATTTGTTTAGTACATTGTCTTCATTTAGTCAGGGTGATAATTTAGTAACTTATAATGCTATGAAACTGATTGAGCAAGAAAAAACCAACAAAACCAATAATAATTTTTATACTTTACTGCGCAAAAGTAATATTGAGTATCTTGATGCAATTAGAGGTCTTGCTAGTGGTGGTGAACGTGGGTTGCTTTATTTAGAAATCAAACCTGATTCAAACCTTGCTAGAGCTCTAGACTTAGAAGCAGAACCTGGTTTAAAATATTTCATTTATCCAATTACTGATTTTTTTGGAAGTATTCATAGTAATTATCCAGTTAGATATAACTCATTTCTTGAACTTGCAACTAGAATCTTAGAAGGCGATGACTCAGTGGTGAAACTAGCAGCAGACTATGTTAAAACATTCCCACTCTTTGATGATAGTGGTGTGACTGTTCGCTTAAATGATCAACCTGATTCATTTGATGATGATGGACGTACTTTAGTTCAAAAAATTAGAGAGAAATTAGAGAACAACCTTTACTTAAAATTTATCAATGCAATTGGTTTTACAAGCACAGATCAAAATGAAAAAGCTACTCTTGCAAAACAATCATGATATATGAACAAAACTACTTCAAATTATAATGGTGAAAAACAATTTGGTGCAGTCCTTAATGAAAAAATCAATATGAATAATACTGAACTTGTTAAATTGTTCCCAACTGATACTAATCTTGAAGAGAATTTGAATAGTCTAAAAGAAATTCTTCAAAAACAATTTAAGTTTGGACTAAATATTATATCACCAAGAAGTGACTCTTTTTTATCATATAAACAATTAATTAAAGTTTCATCAAGAGATGACGATGATGAACAAGATCGAGAGCAAAATTTCAGCTTATCTGATGCTGGAAGGGAAAAAATTGAAGAAATTGAACCTGAGGTCTCTAAAAATATTGAAGCAATAAGTAGATTTTCAAACACTTTACCAAGCACAGTACTTATTAATGGTACAATTGGCATGGTGATGAAAGCTCCTGGAGTTACTAGTAAAAATGATCTTGAAGGTTTAGAAAAAACAATCTTTATGATGACTTTTAATCCATTCACTTATTTCTTCACAATGACCTTACTCTCAGGTAAAGAAGATTTCTACTATGATGACTTTGGAATTTCAAATTCAATTTTACCAGCAGGTAACTTTGCAACTCCAAACATTAAATATAAAGGTGGTAACCCAGATAGCATTGATCATTCAAGTGGTCCAGTAAAAGAAACTAATATTAAAGATTTAAGTATGGAAGTTAGATCAAGACCAGTTAAAGTTCAATTAATCTACTTTGGTTTCATTGCTGTTGGTATTCTACTAACTTTATTAGCTTACTTACCATACAGCAGAAATATTTATAAAAAAGGAGCTGAGTAAGATGTTAGAAATTAAAAATGTTTCAAAAATTTTTGATAACCGTATTAAGGGGACCAAATCTGGTGTTCGTAATGTTTCATTAAAAATTATGCCTGGAGATATTTATGGTTTTGTTGGAGATAATGGTGCTGGAAAATCAACTTTAATTAAAGCAGTTTTTGGTGAATACCGCAAAGATGAAGGTGAAATCTTACTTGATGGAGTGGATGTTAAAAAGAATCTTGGTTTGAAAAGAATCGCTTTCTTTCCAGATCAAAGTATTTATCCAAAAGGAATAAATGTTCAAGAATATTGTATGCTTGATGCAAAAATTGCTGGAGTAAAAAGGGCATTAGCAAAAGAACGTTTCAGAACTTTACTTGAAAAATTTGGTTTATCAAATTATCGTCATAAGTCATTTAAAGATTTATCAGCTGGAATGCAGAAAAAAATGCTGTTAATTATAACTTTAGTAAGTAAACCTGATTATATTTTCTTAGATGAACCAACAGCCAACCTAGATGTTAAGGCTAGATTGGAATTCATGGAGGTAATCAAATTCCTTGCCAAAAAAGGAGTTGGAATACTAATCACAAGTCACATTATTGATGAATTACAAGAAAACATTAATAAACTTTCAATAATTGATAATGGTAACCAAGTTTATAATGCAGATTTTGATAAAACTGCTGAAAAGATTATTGATATTTATGAGAAACATTCAACAAAAGTTAAAGTTGATACTGATAAAATGGTTGATAAAATTAATGTTAACTCAAAACATCATGATGAGAAAGTAAATAATCAAAAAAAAGATAAAAAAGCACAAAAAAACAAAAAGTAAATTTAAAAATTGTTCAACTTGGTTGAACAATTTTTTTGTTGTAAATAATTATTAACCTTGTAAAAAACAAGTATAATAAGCATATGAGTGAAAAATTAAATAGCAAAGAGTATTCTTGAGATTTTTCAAGATTGTATTCAAACATAAGTGAGTGAGAGAAGGACTTACAACTATATGTTGATGCCAATAAAAAAATAAAAAACCTAGAAGGGAAATTAAGTAACCAACATGATTTTCAAACTTATTTAAACTTGGACTTTGAAGCCAATCAGTTTTTCTCGAGACTGAATTTATTTATGCGTCAATTAGATGTTGACCAAACTCAAATAACATTTCAAAAATATGATGCAATTTTTAGAAACACAGTTCATAAAGTTGAGAGAGATTTAAGTTTTCTTGAGCCTGAAATTTTGGCATTGGATTCTGAGCAAGTTTTAGAATGAGTCAAAGCTTCAAAACAGAGTCAGTATTTTAATAACTTTAAAATTTTGTTTGCCAATAAAAAGCATTATTTAAGTGCTGATAGTGAAAAATTGTTAAGTATAGTTGCTAAAAGTCGTCAAAATTCACAAGAGATTTATCAAACCTTGGCTTATGCTGATAAAACCCAGGCTACTTTTAAATTTCAAGGTAAGAATATAGTGGTTGACAATACTTTTTATAAAAAGATTTGTGAAGACTCTGATCCCCACAAAGATCAAAAATTGCGAAGAGAAGTTTATAATTTATTTTTTAATGGTTATTTTAAAAATAAGTTTAGTTTCACAAAGATTTATGAAGGAATTTTAGCAGAACATTATGAAACAGCATTAATTCGCAATTTTCAATCAGCACTAGAAATGAAATTAAATGATGATTTGGTACCAACTGAGGTTTATGAAAAATTGTTAGAAATTGGCAAACAAAATATTCAACCATTAAAAGATTATTATTTATTAATTAAAAACTACCATGGCTTAAAAACTTTTAATTCAACTGATAGGGAATTAAAGTTGGTCAGGGATTTTTCAAAGAAATACTCAATTCCTGAAGGTAAAAAAATAGTTAGAGAAGCTTTGCAAGTTTTGGGTGAAGAATATCAAACCTATTTAGATATAGCACTCAAAGTTGGAAATATTGACTATATTGAGAACCCAAACAAAGTTAGTGGTGCCTATTCAACTGGGGCCCAAAATCATGATCCTGTGATTTTAATGAATTGAGATGATAAATTAAGTTCGGTAAGCACTTTAGCACATGAAGTTGGACATTCAGTTCATACCTTGTTTGCTGATAAAAATAATAAGTTCCCTTTAAATGATTATCCAATCATTTTAGCAGAGGTGTCATCAACTTTTAGTGAGCACATTTTGTTTGATTACTTATTAAAACATACCAATTCTGACTCAGAAAAAATCTATTTATTGCAACAGAGAGTTTTTGACATGATTTCAACCTTTTATCGTCAAATTCAATTCGCTGAATTTGAGTATCAAGTTCACAAACTTGTTCAAGAACAGCTACCCTTAACTGCAGATATTCTTATGGAATTGTACAAAAACATTGAAAATCAATATGGATATGATTTATTTGATGATAAAAAACGAGAAGTTTATCACTGAGCCTATGTTTCTCATTTTTTTGAATCACCATTTTATGTTTATAAATATGCATTAGATCTTGTAGCAAGTTTTAAATTATATAATGATTTTAAAAATGGAAAACAAACAATTATTCAGCTAGTTAAAGCTGGAGGTAGTCAACCACCATTAGAAATTTTAAAACAATGTGGAGTAGATTTTACTGATCCAAAAACTTATGCTCCATTGATTGAAGAAATCAAAAACCTAGTTCAAGAGTTAAAACAATTATTACTTAGATAAAAACCAACAGTTTTAACTGTTGGTTTTGTTTAAAAATTAAGCTAATTGTTCGTTGATTTTTTTCAACTGAGGATTCTTTTTAAGAAATTGGTGACGAGCTGGAAAGTACATAATTACAAAATAAAGCGATTGAGTCAATAAAAAGAATAAGTAAATAATCAGCAATTGTGTGGCATTGTTAATTGGTAATCCTAATGCTGCAGCGTAGTTGCCTTTTTTGTGAAATAAATCAATAAAGTCATAAGGATAATGACCAGTTCCTGACATATCTCCAAAAAATGGAAATAAGTTAGTAACCTGAAAAAACATTCCACTTAACATAAAGAAAGTTAAATAGCCAAATAAGGGAATTAGTGAAAAACCTCACAATTTTCAAACTTGCTTTGATTCTAAAGGAATTTCATACTTTTGATAAAAACAAACTAGATAGATAATTCCAACTAATTGAGGGAAACCATGAAGTAGGGTTCAAGCAAAATAGTTGTATCAAACCATGTTTGAAACAGCTGATGTAAAAATGTTTGAAAAATTATATAAAGCCGAAACCCAAAACACAGTTGAGAAAATAATAATTGCTACAAGATAGTTGTCAAATTTACCTTGACCTTCACTTTTTTGATTTTTAGCTGAATTTATCCAAAAGGCAGAGGCCACAATATTGGCAACTGTAGTTAAAGGTATAAAATTTCTACAAAATAGATAAAGTAACTTTCCTCCAACTCCTAATGAAATTAGTTTATTAAAATAGGTTTCACTAGCTCAAGAAACTTTTTCACCAGCATCATTCACTTGACCTCATTTTAATAGTCTAGTTCAATAAGCGGTGCTATCTTTGAACAATTCAGTGGATTGACCAATTAAAAAAATCAAGATCCCACACAATGGTAATATTGCTAATGTTAACTTGGTGCTAATTTTTCATCAATATTTTTTCTCCATAATAGCCTCACTAACTACTATTATTTTAGTACACATATAGGTTTTTTTACAGTAAATACTTAAAAGAATTATAAAAAAACCACAATTGTGGTTTGTGGTAGATATTTTGATTAAACCTCTTCTCCGGCAAGTAAGCGAGTTAGGTATTCACCAACTCCACCTTCATTATTAGTTTTATTGGTAATTCCAGAAGCTACTTTTTTTAGTTCATCACTACCATTTTTCATAGCAACTCCATAACCAACATTTTTAATCATTTCAAAATCATTTAGTTGATCTCCAAAAGCAATAACATCACGAATATCTTTGTTATAGTATTGTGCTAAAATTTCAGCCACAAAGCCTTTATTAACAATTTTGTTTGTTAAAGTAATCATTGAAACTGAGTTTTTGTTATCATAACCATAAACATTACCAGATTGAATTTTAATTGAGTGTTTAAATTTTTCTAATTGTCTAAAAACATCATCTTTATAAGAATCATCTTTTAATAACAGCACCACATTTGTGGCAGGACCTTCTCATTCTTTGTAAGGATCTGCAATGAAGTATTCATCACCTTCAACATCATCAAGGTGAAAGAATCTTTCAATAAATTCATCTTTTTCTTGAACAATAGCTTTATTGTGAGATTCTAATAAAAGATTCTTTTTTGACTTAATAATTATTGGATTGTTGATGATGTCTTGAACTACATCTTCATTAATTGGTAGGACAATTCTTTTAAATTTTCTTTTTAAAGGGTCATGAATATGAGCCCCATCAAAGTTTGAAAGTAAAGTGTTAATCCCTAATTCACGGTAGAACCTAATGCTGGCCCTGTGAGGTCTTCCTGTAATGACACAAACTATGTGTCCATCTTGGGTAGCTTTAATTAGAGCAGCATTTGTATCTGGGTGAATTTGTTCACCATTTGACATTAAAGCAGTTCCGTCTAAATCAACTAGAATTAACCTTCTTTTATTTAAATGTTGTAATTTCATATTTTCTCCTCGTTCACTTTAATTATATTCTATACTTAATTGTGTCATAATAGAAAAAATTTTTCAAGTTATATTTTGTGGTGGAAACAACAACATTTTTAAAAACGTTAACATATAATCAATGTAAATGGATTAGAGGTGAAAAGGTGTTAGTTTACAAAGTTGATTGCACAGATCCAAAATACAATTTAGCAACTGAAGAATATTTAACAGTTTGTGAAAAATTTAAAGAACCAATTTTATTTTTATGACAAAACCACAACACAATTGTGGTGGGCAGAAATCAAAATGCTGCTAAAGAAATAAATTTACAAAATGCTAACCTTGATGATGTCGCTGTCATCAGAAGGAACACAGGTGGAGGTACAGTTTTTCATGACTTAGGAAATTTAAATTTTAGTATTATTTATACTGATTCAGAAAACAATGGGGTAGCAATGTT includes these proteins:
- a CDS encoding M17 family metallopeptidase, yielding MITINKKNNEITLKAISKDSKVDPLVILEPGVATLISSEKTIYLCIEVTDCCEDLKSTIENYIIATKYNLNIDVDSFVALFKDKNAAFQAVVETVMFAAHKQIEMKVKETTEKQFDLGFDAKYQDLLKNSEIKLEFVNFARDLQDLPPNVGTSVEIANRIETKAKTVADVKISILNKKQIQDLDMGLFLAVNAGSNVEPRLVVLEYTGDPKAKKTALVGKGITFDTGGYNLKPSNFLENMKFDMSGAAIVSATVMALAKAKAKCNVVGIGLLTDNRIGGTATLTESIVKSMNGQTVEITNTDAEGRLVLADGITYAVHNQKAERVITVATLTGAIDIALGKWFTGTFSSSDEFYSEFVTAALKAQEPIWRQPLIEGHLKAMKCSKIADLVNSEPGRQAGSSTAAAFLDSFAEKKQYIHLDIASTADQSKRGRAPMTRTMFELLK
- a CDS encoding ABC transporter ATP-binding protein, translated to MLEILKVTKLFPSKKSDIENQKVLSKDQKGVLNFSIAIKPGDIYGLVGDNGAGKSTLIKAVFGEYKRDGGTVEIDKNSIYTGDNLQRISYFPDQSVFPKDLSLKEFCLMDSELAGMKPKVALEKFANLLASLDLGDNMNKKFRELSAGMQKKALLAVTLVTDPQYIFLDEPTANLDVQSRIEFINIIMKLAEKGIGILITSHIIDELQESINKLTIIENGVQVYNNAFDNKTQRVADIYKKVTTGKSVNAQDIVDYIYN
- a CDS encoding ABC transporter ATP-binding protein — its product is MLEIKNVSKIFDNRIKGTKSGVRNVSLKIMPGDIYGFVGDNGAGKSTLIKAVFGEYRKDEGEILLDGVDVKKNLGLKRIAFFPDQSIYPKGINVQEYCMLDAKIAGVKRALAKERFRTLLEKFGLSNYRHKSFKDLSAGMQKKMLLIITLVSKPDYIFLDEPTANLDVKARLEFMEVIKFLAKKGVGILITSHIIDELQENINKLSIIDNGNQVYNADFDKTAEKIIDIYEKHSTKVKVDTDKMVDKINVNSKHHDEKVNNQKKDKKAQKNKK
- the pepF gene encoding oligoendopeptidase F — translated: MSEKLNSKEYSWDFSRLYSNISEWEKDLQLYVDANKKIKNLEGKLSNQHDFQTYLNLDFEANQFFSRLNLFMRQLDVDQTQITFQKYDAIFRNTVHKVERDLSFLEPEILALDSEQVLEWVKASKQSQYFNNFKILFANKKHYLSADSEKLLSIVAKSRQNSQEIYQTLAYADKTQATFKFQGKNIVVDNTFYKKICEDSDPHKDQKLRREVYNLFFNGYFKNKFSFTKIYEGILAEHYETALIRNFQSALEMKLNDDLVPTEVYEKLLEIGKQNIQPLKDYYLLIKNYHGLKTFNSTDRELKLVRDFSKKYSIPEGKKIVREALQVLGEEYQTYLDIALKVGNIDYIENPNKVSGAYSTGAQNHDPVILMNWDDKLSSVSTLAHEVGHSVHTLFADKNNKFPLNDYPIILAEVSSTFSEHILFDYLLKHTNSDSEKIYLLQQRVFDMISTFYRQIQFAEFEYQVHKLVQEQLPLTADILMELYKNIENQYGYDLFDDKKREVYHWAYVSHFFESPFYVYKYALDLVASFKLYNDFKNGKQTIIQLVKAGGSQPPLEILKQCGVDFTDPKTYAPLIEEIKNLVQELKQLLLR
- a CDS encoding HAD-IIB family hydrolase, with translation MKLQHLNKRRLILVDLDGTALMSNGEQIHPDTNAALIKATQDGHIVCVITGRPHRASIRFYRELGINTLLSNFDGAHIHDPLKRKFKRIVLPINEDVVQDIINNPIIIKSKKNLLLESHNKAIVQEKDEFIERFFHLDDVEGDEYFIADPYKEWEGPATNVVLLLKDDSYKDDVFRQLEKFKHSIKIQSGNVYGYDNKNSVSMITLTNKIVNKGFVAEILAQYYNKDIRDVIAFGDQLNDFEMIKNVGYGVAMKNGSDELKKVASGITNKTNNEGGVGEYLTRLLAGEEV